The Micromonospora siamensis genome contains the following window.
ACCGGTCTCCAGCGCCGACCGGGAGTGCCGGCGGATCACCGGGCGGGCCACGGCCACGGAGAGGGCGGAGACCAGCGCGAACACCACCGCCTGCGCGGCGACCGGCGCACCCAGGGCGGCGGCGCCGGCGGCGGCGAACGCCCCGGCGGCGAACATGATCAGGAACAGCGTCGTCGTGAAGATCTCGGCGACGGCCAGTACGACTCCCAGAACGATCCACACCACCGCGTCCACGACCCAACTGTGGCACGTGAATGCACGTGTCATCGAACTGTCATGATCGGTAGGCTCATCGCACCGCCACCCGAGGAGGACTTCCGTGCCCCTGCTGCCCGAGACCGTCCGCGAGGTCGACGCCCGGGTCGCCCGGGCCCAGGCGGAGGGACGTGCCCCGTCACTGGTGGTCGGCGTGGTCCGCGACGGCGACCTGACCCACCTGGCCGCGGCGGGCGAACACCCACGCCCGGACGCCGACCTGCAGTACCGGCTCGGATCGATCAGCAAGACCATGACGGCGGTGCTGGTCCTGCAACAGCGCGACGCCGGCCGGCTGGCGCTGGACGACCCCCTGGAGCGACACCTGCCCGGCACCGGAGTCGGCGGACTCACCCTGCGGCAACTCCTCGGGCACGCCAGCGGGCTGCAACGGGAACCGGACGGTCCCTGGTGGGAACGCAACGCCGGCGGGGACCTGGCCACCCTGCTCGCCGGGCTCAACCCCGGCAAGCTCGCCTTCCCGCCACACCGCTCCTACCACTACTCGAACCTGGCTTACGGGCTGCTCGGCGGGGTGCTGGAGGCGGTCACCGGCACGCCGTGGTTCGCGCTGCTGCGCGAACGGGTGCTCGAACCGCTGGGCCTGCGCCGCACCACCTACCAGGCCACCGAGCCGTTCGCCCGCGGCTACGTGGTGCACCCCTGGCACGAGACCGTGCGCGAGGAGCCGCGCACCGACACCGGGGCGATGGCCCCGGCCGGTCAGCTCTGGTCCACCGCCACCGACCTGGCCCGCTGGGCGGCCTTCCTGGCCGACCCCGATCCGGCCGTGCTGGCGCCGGAGACGCTCACCGAGATGTGCGTACCGGTGGCGATCAACGACCTGGAGAGCTGGCGCGGCGGGCACGGCCTGGGCGTCGAGCTCTACCGCGAGGGCGACCGGGTGTACGTCGGCCACGGCGGCTCGATGCCCGGCTACGTCGCCGGCCTCGCCG
Protein-coding sequences here:
- a CDS encoding serine hydrolase domain-containing protein, with protein sequence MPLLPETVREVDARVARAQAEGRAPSLVVGVVRDGDLTHLAAAGEHPRPDADLQYRLGSISKTMTAVLVLQQRDAGRLALDDPLERHLPGTGVGGLTLRQLLGHASGLQREPDGPWWERNAGGDLATLLAGLNPGKLAFPPHRSYHYSNLAYGLLGGVLEAVTGTPWFALLRERVLEPLGLRRTTYQATEPFARGYVVHPWHETVREEPRTDTGAMAPAGQLWSTATDLARWAAFLADPDPAVLAPETLTEMCVPVAINDLESWRGGHGLGVELYREGDRVYVGHGGSMPGYVAGLAVHRPSRTAAVSFANSYGMRNGHHVTALARGVLTHVLDAEPTPPAPWRPTATAPVGEVADLTGRWWWMGIEYEFRADAGDLLGGPVGLATLRFSPEGPDRWRGRSGGQDGEILSVLRDDAGRPVGLDIGTFVFTRSPDQEP